The genomic DNA ACTGTATTGACGATATCCTCCACCTTTTGAGAGCGAATGCAAAGCGGTACGGCGTCTACGTCGCCAAAAGCCTTGAACAGCACGCATTTGCCCTCCATAACCGGCATGCCCGCCTCAGGGCCGATGTCACCAAGCCCCAGTACAGCAGAACCGTCGGTGACAACCGCGACGGTATTCCAGCGGCCGGTCAGCTCGTAGCTTTTGGCCGGATCCTTTTGTATCTCCAGACACGGGGTAGCAACGCCGGGGGTATAGGCAAGCGAAAGCTCATCCTTGCCGGTAACAGCCACCTTGGGAACTGTTTCGAGCTTGCCGCGCAGCGCATAGTGCAGCTTGAGCGATTCCTGTGCGTAATCCATAATGAATCCTCCTAAAATGCCAGATATAAATGTTATAAACTGTATTATATGGGACAACCCCGATTTTTGCAATCACTGGATATCGTTTTATAAAGCACATAAAAAGGAGGGATGCGAACCTTTGCCCGTATCCCTCCTAATATTAATTATTTTTCCAGCTCGTGCAACTGCGCCGCATAGGGCGAGTTCATCGAGTTGTGCTCCGATGCACCACTCTGGTAGCGCGAAACATTTGCCGCACTTTTATAAACTGGCTGAATGGTGCCGGCGCCCGCCACGCAGCCGCCAGGACAACCCATACCTTCGAGCAGGTATCCGTTGCGCTTACCTGCTTTGGCTAACGCCAGCATCTTGCGGCATTCACGCAGGCCGTCGGCATAATCCACCAGCACTTCGCGGTCAGGGTGCATGGTTTTAATGGCGTGTGCCACAGCGCCTGCCACACCGCCCGAAACCGCAAACCCACGACCCGCACCGGTTGATTCACCAAACACCTCTGTTTCAACTGGCTCAATGGTATTAAAATCAATGTTCTTAGCGTCAAACATGCCCTGAAGCTCTTCAAAAGTCAGCACAAAATCCACATCGCTGCGCACAGTTCGGCGCGAAGCTTCCAGCTTTTTCGCGGCGCAAGGGCCGATAAACACTACACGCGCATTAGGCCGCTTCTTTTTGACCATGCGTGCCGTCAGAACCATGGGTGTGAGTGCCATCGAAATATAGGGTTCAAATTCGGGGAATAATTTCTTGGCCATTACGCTCCACGACGGGCAGCAGCTCGTCGCCATAAAAGGCTGCTCAGCAGGCACCTTCTCAAGAAAATCATGCGCCTCTTCTATGGTGCACAGATCTGCACCGACCGAAACGTCAACCATGTCTGCAAAGCCTAGTGCCTTCATCGCCGCCATAAGCTTCTGCGGGGTCACCTTGTCTCCGAACTGGCCGACAAACGCCGGGGCCACCGCCGCAACGACCTCATCGCCCTCTTTGATGGCGTGAATCAACTGAAAAATCTGGCTCTTGTCCGCAATCGCCGAAAAGGGGCAGTTGACAAGACACATGCCACAGCTGACACATTTATCGTAGTTAATCTTGGCACGACCAAACTCATCACTTTCAATTGCGTCCATACCGCAAGCCGCAGCGCAGGGGCGTTCAATTTTTATGATAGCGTTATAGGCGCACTGTTCAATGCATTTGCCACATTTAATACACTTGCTCTGGTCAATCACACTTTTATTGCCCTTGACTGTTTTGATGGCGTCCTTTGGGCAGACCTCTCGACAAGGGTGGGCAATACAGCCCTGACAGGCGTCGGTCACCCGCACCTGCTTTGTAGGACAGGCATTGCACGCAAAAGAAATAATGTTAACCAGCGGCGGGTCATAATACTTTCTAGCAATGGCGCTCTCGATAATACCATCGCTGACCGGAGCGTGCTCCGCTACCGGGCGCAGCGGCAGGCCGATGGCTAAGCGCAAGCGTTCAGCAACAATGGCACGCTCTAAAAAAATATTCTCGCGGTTAGCCGCCACCTCACCCGGAATAATTTTAAAAGGCAGCGCAACAATACGGGAATAGTCACCGCCTTCATACGCCAGGCGGGCAATTTCGGTAAAAACACTTCTCCTGATGTCATTTACAAATGTGTGTACACCTCTCACAAATACTCCTCCTTCAATTTATGTGCATGACGCATAATTTCTAATCAATAATTTTGTTTAATTCCTCGATATTATAGCAAGTTACTCTGTCATTTACAATAGGTAAATGCAAGATTAACTGTCATTTTACACGTATTTAAGTGTAAATATTTTATTTGCCTTAAAATTACATTACTTTTATGCTTTTCGTTGCGTTTTATTTGCTTTTTATTGTATAATAACCCCAATACAGCTATTCTACAAAGAAATTTCCATCGACATTTGAGGGGGTTAAATTTGTCGCTGAGTCTATGCGATTTTAGTATAATAAAAAGCCTCAGATAGTATAGGCTGTCCCAAGACGTTCGGGACAAGCTTTTTTACATTTTTATCAACCACAACCATAGCGTACAGTGGTATAATAATTGCAAAGTATTTGCTATGGTCGGGCGGCTGTCAGCAGCCCGATTTGCAATCTGATTTTTTGCCTTTTTGTAAGCAAATTTGCCATGGCGCGCCTTTCTCTTTATAATAACTATAACGCAGCTATAATAATGCAATGATGCCCATGGCGCGCCGCTTAAAACGGCCCCCCTTTTACTGGGCAATTATGCAACTGCATATCTTGTTCTTGTGATATAATGGTTATAGCGGTTATTAAACCCACGTATCGCCCTTTTAATGGTACCCCCTTAGTTTACGCGCCTTGCTTTCGTTTTTTAGTTAAACCATACAGCATGGCTTTTCCATGAATTAAGAGTTCGTGGTATAATTAGTAAAGATATTATCAGTCGAAGGAGACTAAACCATGACCGAAGCCCAGAAGCTTATCCGAAACTTCTGCATCATCGCACATATCGACCACGGCAAAAGCACATTGGCCGACCGCATCCTGGAGAAAACCAATACGATCGCGCGGCGAGACATGTCCGAACAGCTACTCGACAATATGGATATCGAGCGTGAGCGCGGTATCACCATCAAATCGCGCGCGGTGCGTCTCAACTATAACGCCAAGGACGGTCAGACCTATGCCTTTAATCTGATCGACACACCTGGACACGTCGATTTTAACTACGAGGTGTCCCGCTCACTGGCCGCCTGTGAAGGTGCTCTTCTGGTCGTGGACGCCTCTCAGGGCATTGAGGCACAGACACTGGCCAACACTTATCTCGCCATAGAGCATGACCTTGAGGTCGTACCAATTGTCAATAAAATTGATCTGCCCGCCGCAGACCCCGACCGCGTATGCCAAGAGGTGGAGGACATCATCGGCATCCCCGCATTGGATGCCCCGCGCATATCAGCCAAGCAGGGCATCGGTATTGAAGAGGTGCTTGAGCGCGTGGTCTCAGACATCCCCGCGCCTCAGGGTGACAGCACAGCGCCGCTCAAGGCGTTAATTTTCGATTCCTGCTATGACAGTTACAAGGGTGTCATCGTCTATGTGCGGGTGAAAGAAGGCTGTCTTAAAACTGGCATGAAAATTAAGATGATGGCATCAAATGCGCAGTTCCAGATTGTCGAATGCGGTGTGATGGGTGCCGTCAACCTCGTCCCCACCGGTAGTCTATCGGCGGGTGAAGTGGGTTATTTTACCGCCTCGATCAAAACGGTGCAGGATACACATGTCGGCGACACCGTAACCAGCGTTGAACGCCCTGCCGATATTCCGCTGCCCGGCTACCGCAAAGTCAACCCAATGGTTTTCTGCGGCATCTACCCCGCCGACGGCGCTAAATATCCCGATCTGCGCGACGCGCTGGAAAAACTGAACCTCAACGACGCCTCGCTCTCGTTCGAGCCCGAAACGTCGATGGCTTTAGGGTTCGGTTTCCGCTGCGGTTTTTTGGGTCTCTTACACCTTGAAATCATCCAGGAGCGCCTAGAGCGTGAATATAACCTTGACCTCATCACCACCGCCCCATCGGTTGTCTATTATCTGAATCTGACCGACGGCACGCGGCTGCGTATAGACAACCCCACCAATTACCCCGATCCCTCGTTGATAGAAATGGCCGAGGAACCGTTTATCAAGGCGAGTATCTTCACCCCTGCCGCCTATATCGGCAGTATTATGGAGTTGTGCCAAAGCCGGCGTGGCATCTATCTTGACACTAAATATCTTGACGCTGACCGTGTCGAGCTGCATTACCGTTTACCGCTCAACGAGGTGGTATACGACTTTTTTGATGCGCTGAAATCACGCACAAAGGGCTATGCCTCTTTTGACTATGAGCTGACGGGATATGAGCCCTCGAAGCTTGTCAAGCTCGATATCCTGCTCAACGGAGAGGTAGTCGACGCGCTATCTTTCATCGTTCATGCCGACGGCGCCTACCCTCGTGCGCGGCGCATGTGCGAAAAGCTCAAGGATACCATTCCGCGCCAACTGTTTGAAATCCCTGTGCAGGGCGCGGTTGGCGGCAAGGTCATTGCGCGTGAGACGGTGAGAGCTATGCGTAAGGACGTGCTGGCCAAGTGCTACGGTGGCGACATCAGTCGAAAGAGAAAGCTGTTAGAAAAACAGAAGGAAGGCAAAAAACGCATGCGCCAGGTCGGCTCGGTCGAGGTACCGCAGGAGGCGTTTATGTCGGTCCTTAAACTTGACGAATGACCGGGGGCATCTATCTACACGTCCCATTCTGTACAGCCAAATGCCCTTATTGCGACTTCTATTCGCAACGCGGTACTGCCGAGGATTATGATCGATATCTCACCGCTATTCTCAGAGCGATAGATGGTTTTAATGGCACATTTGAAGCCGACACCATCTATTTTGGCGGCGGTACCCCTGTTTTATTAGGGGCCGAACGTTTGATTTCGCTGTTAAATGCGCTAAAGCACCGTTTCGGCGAAAGTCCGCTTGAAGTGACCATAGAAGCAAACCCCTGTGCTGTGGATGAGTCGTTTTTGCGTCAATTAACCGAAGGTGGATTTAACCGCATCTCGTTTGGCGTACAGTCGATGAATGACGAGACGCTGCATACACTCGGGCGCAGACATTCCGCCGGGCGCGCGGAAGAAATGATTCTGGCGGCTGACCGCGCGGGCTTTGAACACATTTCGGCCGACTTGATGCTGGCGGTGCCGGGGCAGCGTATCGAAGAAGTCGACGCGTCTATCAAGGCGCTGGCCGCGTTGCCGATCGACCATTTGTCGGCTTATCTCTTGAAAATTGAGCAGGGCACTTTTTTCGCCAAACACTACGCTGATCCGGATGAGGATTTTGCCGCCGACTGTTATCTTAAAATGGTGGAGAGCTGTCTACAGCACGGCTTTGCCCAATATGAAATCTCAAACTTTTCAAAGGGCGACAGTGCGCAAAGCTTGCACAATCTTAAATATTGGCGCTGCCAGCCCTATCTGGGCATCGGGCCCGCTGCACATTCTTTTTACAATGGTAGGCGCTTTTATTTCCCGCGGAATTTCGCCGCCTTCACCACCGCAGAAAGCCCATGGG from Oscillospiraceae bacterium MB24-C1 includes the following:
- the hemW gene encoding radical SAM family heme chaperone HemW, which codes for MTGGIYLHVPFCTAKCPYCDFYSQRGTAEDYDRYLTAILRAIDGFNGTFEADTIYFGGGTPVLLGAERLISLLNALKHRFGESPLEVTIEANPCAVDESFLRQLTEGGFNRISFGVQSMNDETLHTLGRRHSAGRAEEMILAADRAGFEHISADLMLAVPGQRIEEVDASIKALAALPIDHLSAYLLKIEQGTFFAKHYADPDEDFAADCYLKMVESCLQHGFAQYEISNFSKGDSAQSLHNLKYWRCQPYLGIGPAAHSFYNGRRFYFPRNFAAFTTAESPWDITVYDGSGGDENERLMLGLRLSEGIRFDSFSTNFVDQIKKKASPLGDAGLLTLDDMGISLTAQGFLLSNAVISALL
- the lepA gene encoding translation elongation factor 4 codes for the protein MTEAQKLIRNFCIIAHIDHGKSTLADRILEKTNTIARRDMSEQLLDNMDIERERGITIKSRAVRLNYNAKDGQTYAFNLIDTPGHVDFNYEVSRSLAACEGALLVVDASQGIEAQTLANTYLAIEHDLEVVPIVNKIDLPAADPDRVCQEVEDIIGIPALDAPRISAKQGIGIEEVLERVVSDIPAPQGDSTAPLKALIFDSCYDSYKGVIVYVRVKEGCLKTGMKIKMMASNAQFQIVECGVMGAVNLVPTGSLSAGEVGYFTASIKTVQDTHVGDTVTSVERPADIPLPGYRKVNPMVFCGIYPADGAKYPDLRDALEKLNLNDASLSFEPETSMALGFGFRCGFLGLLHLEIIQERLEREYNLDLITTAPSVVYYLNLTDGTRLRIDNPTNYPDPSLIEMAEEPFIKASIFTPAAYIGSIMELCQSRRGIYLDTKYLDADRVELHYRLPLNEVVYDFFDALKSRTKGYASFDYELTGYEPSKLVKLDILLNGEVVDALSFIVHADGAYPRARRMCEKLKDTIPRQLFEIPVQGAVGGKVIARETVRAMRKDVLAKCYGGDISRKRKLLEKQKEGKKRMRQVGSVEVPQEAFMSVLKLDE
- a CDS encoding 4Fe-4S dicluster domain-containing protein: MRGVHTFVNDIRRSVFTEIARLAYEGGDYSRIVALPFKIIPGEVAANRENIFLERAIVAERLRLAIGLPLRPVAEHAPVSDGIIESAIARKYYDPPLVNIISFACNACPTKQVRVTDACQGCIAHPCREVCPKDAIKTVKGNKSVIDQSKCIKCGKCIEQCAYNAIIKIERPCAAACGMDAIESDEFGRAKINYDKCVSCGMCLVNCPFSAIADKSQIFQLIHAIKEGDEVVAAVAPAFVGQFGDKVTPQKLMAAMKALGFADMVDVSVGADLCTIEEAHDFLEKVPAEQPFMATSCCPSWSVMAKKLFPEFEPYISMALTPMVLTARMVKKKRPNARVVFIGPCAAKKLEASRRTVRSDVDFVLTFEELQGMFDAKNIDFNTIEPVETEVFGESTGAGRGFAVSGGVAGAVAHAIKTMHPDREVLVDYADGLRECRKMLALAKAGKRNGYLLEGMGCPGGCVAGAGTIQPVYKSAANVSRYQSGASEHNSMNSPYAAQLHELEK